One Malus domestica chromosome 11, GDT2T_hap1 genomic region harbors:
- the LOC139189126 gene encoding uncharacterized protein isoform X2: protein MTELQLQSESGSEPELSESSMGSTKKKHKNKQEVLLCWSFPQHGWYKLNVDGTYRSGSGCIAGGGVIRNQDGEWLRGFAENLGTGKKPIEAEVWALYRGLELAWNSGWVPIEVETDSAMAVTLVFSPVQLYPKHPQFKLINKCLNQITNSQNLIRNCLNLLDQIQSYTLQHVYRQKNSVADFLANFGLTLELGCHYFDAPPPGCEAVLVQDICRVAQPRFLLPTVIECRVKKLEELNIHKDDAASVTFTWKIDNFSKLNAVKHFSDVYVIGCFEWRILMYPRGKKTVGYLSVYLDVTGSSTLPKGWARYAHFSLSVVNQLQSSKSITKDAGHVFTKRESESGFASLIPLSEFYNDREGYLVNDMCIIEAKVVVHKSEIKLLEDQKGCKAALVLGGCLPQDAPSSKQVCTEPTDSPLNGPIVKDH from the exons ATGACTGAGTTGCAGTTGCAGAGTGAGTCTGGTTCCGAGCCGGAGTTATCGGAATCGTCCATGGGAAG CACAAAGAAAAAGCATAAAAACAAGCAGGAGGTGCTTTTGTGCTGGAGCTTCCCCCAACATGGCTGGTACAAGCTCAACGTCGACGGAACTTACCGCAGCGGATCAGGGTGCATAGCAGGCGGCGGCGTGATCAGAAATCAGGACGGAGAATGGCTGCGTGGGTTTGCTGAAAATCTGGGAACGGGCAAGAAACCCATTGAGGCTGAGGTCTGGGCATTGTACAGAGGCCTGGAACTTGCCTGGAATTCTGGGTGGGTCCCAATTGAGGTGGAAACCGACTCAGCCATGGCGGTGACTCTCGTGTTCAGCCCGGTTCAGTTGTATCCGAAACACCCTCAGTTTAAGTTGATTAATAAGTGCCTGAATCAGATTACGAATAGCCAAAATCTGATTAGGAATTGCCTGAATCTGCTTGACCAAATCCAAAGCTACACTCTGCAGCATGTGTACCGGCAAAAAAACAGCGTGGCTGATTTTTTGGCCAATTTTGGGCTGACATTGGAGTTGGGGTGCCATTATTTCGATGCTCCGCCGCCTGGCTGCGAGGCTGTTCTGGTTCAGGATATCTGTAGGGTGGCTCAGCCCAGGTTTCTTCTTCCCACAGTTATAGAATGCAG AGTAAAGAAATTGGAGGAACTGAATATTCACAAGGATGATGCTGCATCTGTGACATTCACATGGAAAATTGACAATTTCTCTAAGTTAAATGCCGTCAAGCATTTCTCTGATGTCTACGTCATCGGTTGTTTTGAATG GCGAATCCTTATGTATCCACGTGGGAAGAAAACCGTAGGCTACTTGTCAGTCTATCTGGATGTTACTGGTTCTTCAACATTGCCAAAAGGGTGGGCTAGATATGCGCACTTCAGCTTGAGTGTCGTCAATCAACTTCAGAGCAGCAAGTCAATAACAAAGG ATGCTGGACATGTTTTCACTAAAAGGGAAAGTGAATCGGGCTTCGCGTCTTTAATTCCTCTAAGCGAGTTTTACAACGACCGTGAAGGATATCTTGTGAATGACATGTGTATAATTGAGGCCAAGGTTGTAGTCCATAAGTCTGAAATTAAGCTTTTAGAAGACCAAAAAGGTTGTAAAGCTGCACTTGTTCTAGGGGGCTGCCTACCACAGGATGCACCAAGTTCCAAGCAGGTTTGCACCGAGCCTACTGATAGCCCTCTTAACGGTCCCATTGTCAAGGACCATTAG
- the LOC139189126 gene encoding uncharacterized protein isoform X1 — protein MTELQLQSESGSEPELSESSMGSTKKKHKNKQEVLLCWSFPQHGWYKLNVDGTYRSGSGCIAGGGVIRNQDGEWLRGFAENLGTGKKPIEAEVWALYRGLELAWNSGWVPIEVETDSAMAVTLVFSPVQLYPKHPQFKLINKCLNQITNSQNLIRNCLNLLDQIQSYTLQHVYRQKNSVADFLANFGLTLELGCHYFDAPPPGCEAVLVQDICRVAQPRFLLPTVIECRRVKKLEELNIHKDDAASVTFTWKIDNFSKLNAVKHFSDVYVIGCFEWRILMYPRGKKTVGYLSVYLDVTGSSTLPKGWARYAHFSLSVVNQLQSSKSITKDAGHVFTKRESESGFASLIPLSEFYNDREGYLVNDMCIIEAKVVVHKSEIKLLEDQKGCKAALVLGGCLPQDAPSSKQVCTEPTDSPLNGPIVKDH, from the exons ATGACTGAGTTGCAGTTGCAGAGTGAGTCTGGTTCCGAGCCGGAGTTATCGGAATCGTCCATGGGAAG CACAAAGAAAAAGCATAAAAACAAGCAGGAGGTGCTTTTGTGCTGGAGCTTCCCCCAACATGGCTGGTACAAGCTCAACGTCGACGGAACTTACCGCAGCGGATCAGGGTGCATAGCAGGCGGCGGCGTGATCAGAAATCAGGACGGAGAATGGCTGCGTGGGTTTGCTGAAAATCTGGGAACGGGCAAGAAACCCATTGAGGCTGAGGTCTGGGCATTGTACAGAGGCCTGGAACTTGCCTGGAATTCTGGGTGGGTCCCAATTGAGGTGGAAACCGACTCAGCCATGGCGGTGACTCTCGTGTTCAGCCCGGTTCAGTTGTATCCGAAACACCCTCAGTTTAAGTTGATTAATAAGTGCCTGAATCAGATTACGAATAGCCAAAATCTGATTAGGAATTGCCTGAATCTGCTTGACCAAATCCAAAGCTACACTCTGCAGCATGTGTACCGGCAAAAAAACAGCGTGGCTGATTTTTTGGCCAATTTTGGGCTGACATTGGAGTTGGGGTGCCATTATTTCGATGCTCCGCCGCCTGGCTGCGAGGCTGTTCTGGTTCAGGATATCTGTAGGGTGGCTCAGCCCAGGTTTCTTCTTCCCACAGTTATAGAATGCAG AAGAGTAAAGAAATTGGAGGAACTGAATATTCACAAGGATGATGCTGCATCTGTGACATTCACATGGAAAATTGACAATTTCTCTAAGTTAAATGCCGTCAAGCATTTCTCTGATGTCTACGTCATCGGTTGTTTTGAATG GCGAATCCTTATGTATCCACGTGGGAAGAAAACCGTAGGCTACTTGTCAGTCTATCTGGATGTTACTGGTTCTTCAACATTGCCAAAAGGGTGGGCTAGATATGCGCACTTCAGCTTGAGTGTCGTCAATCAACTTCAGAGCAGCAAGTCAATAACAAAGG ATGCTGGACATGTTTTCACTAAAAGGGAAAGTGAATCGGGCTTCGCGTCTTTAATTCCTCTAAGCGAGTTTTACAACGACCGTGAAGGATATCTTGTGAATGACATGTGTATAATTGAGGCCAAGGTTGTAGTCCATAAGTCTGAAATTAAGCTTTTAGAAGACCAAAAAGGTTGTAAAGCTGCACTTGTTCTAGGGGGCTGCCTACCACAGGATGCACCAAGTTCCAAGCAGGTTTGCACCGAGCCTACTGATAGCCCTCTTAACGGTCCCATTGTCAAGGACCATTAG